A window from Mogibacterium neglectum encodes these proteins:
- a CDS encoding thioredoxin family protein has protein sequence MKKILAFEYAGCPYCVQGKKALADLIEENPEYGKVEIEWIEENEHPEIIANYDYYATPSMFIDDEKKYEAHLFESYEECKRHIKDVLDEALQ, from the coding sequence ATGAAAAAGATTTTAGCATTTGAATATGCAGGCTGCCCATACTGTGTGCAGGGAAAGAAAGCTCTTGCCGACCTCATTGAGGAGAATCCGGAATATGGCAAGGTAGAAATTGAATGGATTGAAGAAAACGAACATCCTGAAATTATTGCAAACTATGATTACTATGCGACACCTTCGATGTTTATAGATGATGAGAAAAAATACGAGGCACACCTCTTCGAGAGTTACGAGGAGTGTAAGAGGCACATCAAAGATGTGCTTGATGAAGCACTTCAGTAG
- a CDS encoding exodeoxyribonuclease III produces the protein MKFISWNVNGFRAVLKKGFEDIFTELDADFFCLQETKMQEGQADFHPEGYHEYYSYAEKKGYSGTAIFAKKEPLSVVYGIEGKHNEEGRVITLEYDDFYLICAYVPNAQNELKRIDYRMEYEDDLRAYMSKLDKVKPVVYCGDLNVAHQEIDLKNPKSNRGNAGFSDEERGKMTELLAAGFTDTFRFLQPETTGVYSWWSYRFNARANNAGWRIDYFLVSNRLESKIKEAAILADVYGSDHCPVSLVLE, from the coding sequence ATGAAATTTATATCATGGAATGTAAATGGTTTTAGAGCAGTGCTCAAGAAAGGCTTTGAAGACATATTTACTGAGCTCGATGCTGACTTCTTCTGCTTACAAGAGACCAAGATGCAGGAAGGCCAAGCAGACTTCCACCCAGAAGGGTATCACGAATATTACAGCTACGCGGAGAAAAAAGGTTACTCGGGAACAGCGATTTTTGCAAAGAAAGAACCGCTCAGCGTAGTATATGGAATCGAAGGCAAGCATAACGAAGAAGGTCGTGTAATTACGCTTGAATACGATGATTTTTACCTGATATGCGCTTATGTTCCTAACGCTCAGAACGAACTGAAGCGAATCGACTACAGAATGGAATACGAGGATGATCTTAGAGCTTATATGTCTAAGCTAGATAAGGTTAAGCCTGTTGTATACTGCGGCGATCTCAACGTAGCACACCAGGAAATAGACCTTAAGAATCCGAAAAGCAACCGCGGTAATGCTGGCTTTTCAGATGAGGAGCGCGGTAAAATGACGGAGCTGCTAGCTGCTGGTTTTACAGATACATTTAGATTTCTTCAACCTGAAACCACAGGCGTATACTCATGGTGGTCATATCGCTTCAATGCGAGAGCAAACAACGCTGGTTGGCGTATTGACTACTTCTTAGTATCAAACCGCTTAGAGTCTAAAATCAAAGAAGCTGCAATTCTCGCCGATGTATACGGCAGCGACCACTGTCCAGTTTCATTGGTGCTTGAATAA